A genomic stretch from Chitinophaga lutea includes:
- a CDS encoding NHL repeat-containing protein, translating to MTSRRNFIRNSTMASALVAATPALGFSILHKDKQPDAPAVIGHGDFKYKVDKGWAKIGVNGYPLANCHEMVQDSKGRLIMLGDHTNNNILIFDKSGKLLDYWGSAYPGGHGLTISKEGGEDFLLITDCGYYQDRWGNGKAQAGQVVKTKTDGTLIFAIGHPRTIGVYSEKEAFRPTETAVAPNGDIYVADGYGSDYIIQYDSNGKYIRHFGGHNNANPDHNLQNAHGVTVDTRDRNNPTLVCSSRNENCYKVFTLDGKFIKRIDLPGMYVCRAVINGSNLYAGVCWSKDAAGKMLGSSGFVTILDAENKVVSSPGGTAPVYKNGVLQPTLQAAVPVFHHGHDVCIDEDKSIYVCQWNANHTAPVKLTRV from the coding sequence ATGACATCAAGAAGGAACTTCATCCGCAATTCCACGATGGCCTCTGCCTTGGTAGCGGCCACCCCGGCCCTGGGCTTCTCCATACTTCACAAAGACAAACAGCCGGATGCCCCCGCCGTTATCGGGCACGGCGATTTCAAGTATAAAGTAGATAAAGGCTGGGCGAAAATCGGCGTCAACGGCTACCCGCTGGCCAACTGCCACGAAATGGTGCAGGACAGCAAAGGCCGCCTGATCATGCTGGGCGATCATACCAACAATAACATCCTGATATTCGACAAATCCGGCAAGTTGCTGGATTATTGGGGCAGCGCCTATCCCGGCGGGCACGGCCTTACCATCAGCAAAGAAGGCGGGGAAGATTTTCTGCTCATCACGGACTGTGGTTATTACCAGGACCGGTGGGGCAACGGGAAGGCGCAGGCCGGCCAGGTGGTGAAAACCAAAACGGACGGCACCCTCATCTTCGCGATCGGGCATCCCCGTACCATCGGCGTATATTCGGAGAAAGAGGCATTCAGGCCCACGGAAACGGCGGTGGCCCCTAACGGGGACATCTACGTAGCGGACGGGTACGGCTCCGACTACATCATCCAGTACGACAGCAACGGGAAATACATCCGGCATTTTGGCGGCCATAACAATGCCAATCCCGACCACAACCTGCAAAACGCGCATGGCGTCACCGTAGATACCCGCGACCGCAACAATCCCACCCTCGTTTGCTCTTCCCGTAATGAGAACTGTTATAAAGTGTTTACGCTCGACGGGAAATTCATCAAGCGGATAGACCTGCCCGGCATGTACGTTTGCCGCGCCGTGATCAACGGCAGCAACCTGTATGCGGGGGTATGCTGGTCTAAAGATGCAGCGGGAAAAATGTTGGGCTCATCCGGCTTCGTCACCATCCTGGATGCGGAAAACAAAGTGGTGTCCAGTCCCGGCGGCACGGCCCCGGTATATAAAAACGGGGTATTGCAGCCAACCTTGCAGGCCGCTGTTCCCGTATTCCACCACGGCCATGATGTTTGCATCGACGAAGACAAGAGCATCTATGTCTGCCAGTGGAACGCCAATCACACGGCGCCCGTCAAATTAACGAGGGTGTAA
- a CDS encoding alpha/beta fold hydrolase, with translation MKTSIITTVFALCCFMSMSATAQQKAVHKKGYAPVNGLKMYYEIHGAGAPIVLLHGAYMTIEGPMRKIAQELSGTRQVIVAEFQAHGRTGDIDRDITCENLADDVAALLKHLRIDSADVMGFSLGGAVVLQLAIRHPQAVKKMISMSASYSDEGIQPVFKPLVPTLTPALFEGTIFKQQYDSLAPNPAHFPRLVEKLKKLDMSPQNWEKDYVNIKHSLLLVFGDADGTTMEHATKMLTKLGGGVMGDLTPMPAVSLLVMPHTSHLRVLERTDWFMPMVMEFLNRK, from the coding sequence ATGAAAACCAGCATAATAACCACCGTATTTGCCCTCTGCTGCTTTATGTCCATGTCTGCCACTGCTCAGCAAAAGGCGGTGCATAAAAAGGGATACGCACCGGTAAACGGTTTGAAAATGTACTACGAAATTCACGGCGCCGGCGCCCCCATTGTTTTATTGCACGGGGCGTATATGACCATCGAAGGCCCCATGCGGAAAATCGCGCAGGAGTTATCAGGAACAAGACAGGTGATCGTCGCCGAGTTTCAGGCGCATGGCCGCACCGGGGACATCGACCGGGACATTACCTGCGAAAACCTGGCAGACGATGTTGCCGCCCTGCTGAAACATCTGCGAATAGACAGCGCCGATGTAATGGGCTTCAGCCTCGGAGGAGCCGTTGTACTGCAATTGGCGATCCGGCATCCGCAGGCTGTAAAGAAAATGATCTCCATGTCCGCATCTTATAGCGATGAAGGCATTCAGCCTGTATTCAAGCCGCTCGTGCCGACGCTGACACCCGCCTTGTTTGAAGGAACGATCTTCAAGCAGCAATACGACAGCCTGGCGCCCAATCCGGCGCATTTTCCCAGGCTCGTGGAAAAGCTGAAGAAGCTGGATATGTCGCCTCAGAATTGGGAGAAAGACTATGTCAACATCAAACATTCCCTGCTACTTGTTTTCGGTGATGCCGATGGTACAACGATGGAACACGCCACCAAAATGTTAACCAAATTAGGGGGTGGGGTGATGGGCGATTTAACACCGATGCCTGCCGTCAGTTTGCTGGTTATGCCGCATACTTCACACCTGCGGGTATTGGAGCGAACAGACTGGTTCATGCCGATGGTGATGGAGTTCCTGAACAGGAAATAG
- a CDS encoding dihydrofolate reductase family protein, producing MRKLKLQMQLSLDSFCAGPDGEMDWMTHEWDDEIKQYVTDLTEPVDCIVLGRKLAEGFIPYWATVAADPDDPQYSAGRKFTDTPKVVFSRTPGLPGWDNTVLAKGTLSHEITQLKKQQGKDIIAYGGATFASALIGEGLVDELHLFINPTSIGKGLTPFTGRTGLQLVQSKAFPCGIVLLQYQPK from the coding sequence ATGCGAAAACTAAAACTGCAAATGCAACTGTCGCTCGACAGTTTTTGCGCCGGCCCTGACGGCGAAATGGACTGGATGACCCACGAATGGGACGATGAAATAAAACAATATGTTACGGACCTGACGGAACCGGTCGATTGTATCGTACTCGGCCGAAAACTTGCAGAAGGGTTCATCCCTTACTGGGCTACCGTGGCTGCGGATCCGGACGATCCCCAGTACAGCGCCGGCCGGAAATTTACAGACACACCCAAGGTCGTTTTTTCCAGAACGCCCGGCTTGCCGGGATGGGACAATACCGTGTTAGCCAAAGGAACCCTTTCCCACGAAATCACCCAGCTGAAAAAACAACAGGGTAAAGACATCATCGCTTATGGCGGTGCCACTTTTGCATCTGCCCTGATCGGGGAAGGGCTGGTGGACGAGCTCCACCTGTTCATCAATCCGACTTCAATCGGGAAGGGGCTTACGCCGTTTACCGGCAGAACCGGCCTGCAGCTCGTGCAATCAAAAGCTTTCCCCTGCGGGATCGTATTGCTTCAATATCAACCAAAATAA
- a CDS encoding Crp/Fnr family transcriptional regulator, which produces MKVIQQLATRYGICSENDWQQWLDISVIKRFDKDQVLVYEGEVSKVCAFILEGSFKNVTSASNGEEKILKFSFETDFLASCESYNRQVPSEFAIVAMEPSVVMVTGNDALVELCYKNQRITNLGFILTQQLMQQHEEHLKILSLASPMARYDHVLRNQPGLLNSVSLTDLAKYLYISREALSRARSQILNA; this is translated from the coding sequence ATGAAAGTCATACAACAACTGGCAACCCGGTACGGCATCTGTTCGGAGAACGACTGGCAGCAGTGGCTGGATATCTCCGTCATTAAACGGTTCGATAAAGACCAGGTGCTGGTGTATGAAGGAGAGGTGTCGAAGGTTTGCGCCTTCATCCTGGAGGGGAGTTTTAAAAACGTGACTTCCGCCAGTAACGGGGAAGAGAAAATACTGAAATTCAGCTTCGAAACCGACTTCCTGGCCAGCTGCGAGAGCTATAACCGGCAGGTCCCGTCTGAATTTGCCATCGTCGCCATGGAGCCGTCCGTAGTGATGGTGACCGGTAACGACGCATTGGTGGAGCTGTGTTATAAAAACCAGCGCATCACCAACCTGGGATTCATACTAACGCAGCAGTTGATGCAGCAGCATGAAGAACATCTGAAAATACTTTCGCTGGCAAGTCCTATGGCGCGGTACGATCATGTGCTCCGGAACCAGCCCGGATTACTGAACAGCGTTTCCCTGACGGACCTGGCCAAGTACCTCTACATCAGCCGGGAAGCATTAAGCAGGGCCAGAAGCCAGATCCTGAACGCCTGA
- a CDS encoding DUF7133 domain-containing protein, translating to MIKFSLPLIYSLTVLVGATSFVGNTLNTSSNPPELTITRFSGPDVTPSPACLAVAPTGEVFVGVDMIGSLGKDPGKGRILKLVDQDNDGKMDQHIEFAVVDNPRGIMVLGNRVYVLHTTFSKETGKATGMALVLFEDKDGDGKADGPAQPLIENLSNTKYIQERGTDHATNGIRMGIDGWIYIAVGDFGFHNATDRSGKKLTMLGGGIVRVRPDGTEMEIFTHGTRNVYDVAIDPYMNVFTRENTNDGGGWNVRFSHHIQSGEYGYPVLFKHFTDEILPALVDVGGGSGTGALFMSEPNWPEKYNNVPMMADWGRSMLYIHRVMPDGSSFTQKEEDFLQLPQITDLDVDGSGRLFLSAWDGAGYSGSPNKGYVIRAVPNNWTYTAFPDLAKVSVEELAQLLKSPSSVARLNASQELVARADKQGVAAALAIASDAQLPLYARVAGIYTYAQAAGAEGIPALAGLTKDAAVKEHALRALADRKGIVKDVPAAPFLEGLKDASPRVQAAAIIGLGRLGRTDAATALLQTKVPASFATPAKETEGPHATPNAAIVLPHLAVQALVNLHAVDAAVANINTPNSALALWTLRYMHDQKAVTGLMSAYRVSKDEKVKKQILTTLARLYKKEDAYDASWWWGTRPDSHGPYYKAVLWESSPAIEKFLKAEAVKAGPARKQYFRDLDARHRMDIAAFAPEKKAEPVAAKEPKVDLEKIKNKKGQVGKSSIEDVLLAINNLKGDAAKGKVLFTTQGCIACHSISKGEKMKGPFMGQVGSIMNREQIAESILKPNASISQGFATVMITAKGNKSYMGFVTEETAAKVVLRDIGGNVTTIKASDIVSRKELKNSMMPAGLANALSYEELASLVTFLAQQKK from the coding sequence ATGATTAAGTTTTCACTTCCACTGATCTACTCTCTTACAGTATTAGTCGGCGCAACGAGTTTCGTTGGAAACACGCTCAACACGTCTTCCAACCCGCCGGAGTTAACCATTACGAGATTTTCCGGCCCTGACGTAACGCCCAGCCCCGCCTGCCTTGCAGTGGCGCCTACCGGCGAAGTGTTTGTTGGTGTGGATATGATCGGCTCGCTGGGGAAAGACCCCGGCAAAGGCCGTATCCTCAAGCTGGTCGACCAGGATAACGACGGCAAAATGGACCAGCACATCGAATTCGCGGTGGTGGACAATCCCCGCGGCATCATGGTGCTGGGCAACCGGGTGTACGTATTGCACACCACCTTTTCCAAAGAAACGGGCAAAGCTACCGGCATGGCCCTGGTGCTGTTTGAAGATAAAGACGGGGATGGAAAAGCGGACGGGCCCGCCCAGCCGCTGATCGAGAACCTCAGCAACACCAAATACATCCAGGAACGGGGCACGGACCACGCCACCAACGGTATCCGGATGGGCATCGACGGATGGATCTACATCGCCGTGGGCGATTTCGGGTTCCATAACGCCACCGACCGTTCCGGCAAAAAACTGACCATGCTGGGCGGCGGGATCGTACGTGTACGCCCCGACGGTACAGAAATGGAGATATTCACGCACGGCACCCGTAACGTGTACGACGTGGCCATCGACCCGTATATGAACGTATTCACCCGCGAAAATACCAACGACGGCGGTGGATGGAACGTGCGGTTCTCGCACCATATCCAGTCCGGCGAATATGGCTATCCTGTGCTGTTCAAACATTTTACAGACGAAATATTACCCGCGCTGGTAGACGTTGGCGGCGGTTCCGGCACCGGGGCCCTGTTTATGTCCGAGCCCAACTGGCCGGAAAAATACAATAACGTGCCGATGATGGCCGACTGGGGCCGGAGCATGCTGTACATCCACCGGGTAATGCCCGATGGTTCCAGCTTCACCCAGAAGGAAGAAGACTTTTTGCAACTCCCCCAGATCACCGACCTCGATGTGGACGGTTCCGGCAGGCTGTTCCTCTCCGCATGGGATGGCGCAGGTTATTCCGGCAGCCCGAACAAAGGATATGTGATCCGCGCGGTACCCAATAACTGGACGTACACGGCATTTCCCGACCTGGCGAAAGTGTCCGTTGAAGAACTGGCACAGTTGCTGAAATCACCCAGCTCCGTAGCCCGCCTGAACGCGTCGCAGGAACTGGTGGCCCGGGCCGATAAACAGGGCGTTGCCGCCGCACTCGCCATCGCATCGGACGCGCAGTTGCCTTTGTATGCCCGCGTGGCCGGTATCTATACCTACGCACAGGCGGCAGGCGCTGAAGGCATTCCTGCATTGGCGGGATTGACAAAAGATGCGGCGGTGAAAGAACATGCCCTGCGGGCGTTGGCCGACCGTAAAGGCATCGTGAAAGACGTGCCTGCAGCGCCCTTCCTGGAAGGCCTCAAAGATGCGTCGCCGCGTGTGCAGGCTGCCGCCATCATCGGGCTGGGCCGTTTGGGCCGCACGGATGCTGCTACCGCGCTGCTGCAAACCAAAGTACCTGCTTCCTTCGCCACACCCGCCAAAGAAACGGAAGGCCCGCACGCTACGCCCAATGCGGCGATCGTGCTGCCCCACCTGGCCGTGCAGGCCCTTGTGAACCTGCATGCCGTGGATGCCGCCGTGGCTAATATCAACACGCCGAACAGCGCCCTCGCACTGTGGACGCTGCGTTATATGCACGATCAGAAAGCGGTGACCGGTTTGATGAGCGCCTACCGCGTGTCGAAAGACGAAAAGGTGAAAAAACAGATCCTCACCACGCTGGCACGCCTCTACAAAAAAGAAGATGCCTACGACGCATCCTGGTGGTGGGGCACCCGCCCGGATTCACACGGCCCTTACTACAAAGCCGTGCTGTGGGAAAGCTCGCCTGCCATCGAAAAATTCCTGAAAGCGGAAGCGGTAAAGGCAGGGCCTGCCCGCAAACAATACTTCAGGGACCTCGATGCCCGCCACAGGATGGATATTGCCGCATTCGCACCGGAAAAGAAAGCGGAGCCGGTAGCAGCCAAAGAACCGAAGGTAGACCTGGAGAAAATCAAGAATAAGAAAGGACAGGTGGGTAAATCGTCCATCGAAGACGTACTGCTGGCCATCAATAACCTGAAAGGAGATGCCGCCAAAGGAAAAGTGCTGTTTACCACCCAGGGTTGCATCGCCTGCCACAGCATCAGCAAGGGCGAGAAAATGAAAGGCCCATTCATGGGGCAGGTAGGCTCCATCATGAACCGCGAGCAGATCGCCGAATCCATCCTGAAGCCGAACGCTTCCATTTCCCAGGGTTTCGCCACGGTGATGATCACCGCCAAAGGCAACAAGAGCTATATGGGATTCGTGACGGAAGAAACCGCCGCCAAAGTGGTGCTGAGAGATATCGGCGGCAATGTGACCACCATCAAGGCATCGGATATCGTGAGCCGCAAGGAACTGAAAAATTCCATGATGCCGGCAGGGTTGGCCAATGCACTGTCGTATGAGGAACTGGCGTCGCTGGTGACTTTCCTGGCGCAGCAGAAGAAATAG
- a CDS encoding cysteine peptidase family C39 domain-containing protein, producing MEHIQDLLRAGQIAEAIRETETKLGLLPSSDFHGVIGKDLLHLQPALTSFLNHFYTDMKEEEELDMKAMYIEMNSFTIQYDRWFLHVLGYESLSDRDNLDWLTDFSGESEKSLVITGYEALQEANKKYMQSEGYRNDDLRQACELQELLVILRVQELVSHTVTAGKGKFPWADLPVFVAAHDYEDLMFITK from the coding sequence ATGGAACATATCCAGGATCTCTTACGGGCCGGACAGATAGCGGAAGCCATCCGGGAAACAGAAACAAAGCTCGGCCTGCTGCCGTCATCGGACTTTCACGGAGTGATCGGCAAAGACCTGCTGCACCTGCAGCCGGCGCTTACGTCGTTTCTGAACCACTTTTATACGGACATGAAGGAGGAAGAAGAGCTGGACATGAAGGCGATGTATATCGAAATGAACAGCTTCACCATACAATACGACCGCTGGTTCCTTCATGTATTGGGCTACGAGTCGCTGTCAGACCGGGACAACCTCGACTGGCTGACGGACTTCAGCGGCGAATCCGAAAAGAGCCTCGTCATCACCGGGTATGAAGCGCTGCAGGAAGCCAATAAAAAATACATGCAATCCGAAGGGTACCGCAACGACGACCTGCGGCAGGCATGTGAACTGCAGGAACTGCTGGTGATCCTGCGGGTGCAGGAACTGGTCAGCCATACCGTAACGGCGGGTAAAGGAAAATTCCCCTGGGCCGACCTTCCCGTATTTGTGGCGGCGCATGATTATGAAGACCTGATGTTTATTACGAAATAA
- a CDS encoding RNase H family protein encodes MPTPLTTTTVTIYTDGSCHPPLRMGAWVAILLKGDEKTVLTGTATDATNNSMELTAVIKAIEYVLAHYAGTTSLTIVTDSQYVTGLPARKEKLTARDFNTRKGDELRNADLVKTLFGYLPALDIEFVKIKAHQKRNGVADYNVEADKQSRKLVREMVKGNCL; translated from the coding sequence TTGCCCACACCACTCACTACCACCACCGTAACAATCTACACAGACGGCAGCTGCCATCCGCCATTGCGCATGGGGGCCTGGGTAGCCATATTGCTGAAAGGGGATGAAAAAACGGTATTGACCGGCACCGCCACGGATGCCACCAACAACAGCATGGAACTGACGGCGGTCATTAAAGCCATTGAATATGTGCTGGCACACTACGCCGGCACAACAAGCCTCACCATCGTGACAGACAGCCAGTATGTAACAGGCCTCCCTGCCCGAAAGGAAAAACTGACCGCCCGTGATTTCAATACCAGGAAAGGAGACGAGCTGCGGAACGCGGATCTGGTAAAAACACTGTTCGGCTATTTGCCGGCGCTTGACATTGAATTTGTAAAGATCAAAGCGCATCAAAAACGGAACGGGGTTGCGGATTACAACGTGGAGGCGGATAAACAGTCAAGGAAGCTGGTGCGGGAAATGGTAAAGGGAAACTGCCTGTAA